A single Oncorhynchus mykiss isolate Arlee chromosome 22, USDA_OmykA_1.1, whole genome shotgun sequence DNA region contains:
- the LOC110501621 gene encoding zinc finger protein RFP: protein MASASSLLSEDQFLCPICLDVFTSPITTPCGHNFCKDCIHGYWHITSPCQCPMCKQKFSRRPELKVNTFIAEMADQFRRSVEIRATATSTQYQPQAAQPGEVPCDVCTGRKVKALKSCLECLASYCETHLDPHHILATFKKHNLIEPVINIEDRVCKRHQKILELFCRSDQTYMCQVCTEKRHKKHNVVPLEEESRERRAQLGNMEDVMQQMIQGRLQKVKEIKHTVQSGKINAEREIRESLQVFTALVRSIQRSQAELIEVIEEKQKAAESRAEGLIKELEQEITELKRRSTGVKQLSLTEDHLHLIHSFPFLCTPPPAKDWSDIRVQSVVYVGTVRRAVRRAGSQFEETLKNEVKRLCETELTRTQQCAVDVTLDPDTAHPKLILSDNGKQVAHGNTALNLPDNPERFYPGISVLGREGFSSGRFYYEVQVKGKTEWDIGVGRESVNKKGGNTLNPEHGYWTVGLRNRTEYWALTTPPVPLPLVDKPQRVGVYVDWEGGQVSFYDVDSRSHIYSFTGYIFAERLYAYFNPRKNNGGVNSAPLVISPVSDVTSSP, encoded by the coding sequence ATGGCTTCCGCCAGCAGCCTGCTGTCCGAGGATCAGTTCCTGTGCCCCATCTGTCTAGACGTGTTCACCAGCCCAATCACCACCCCGTGTGGACACAACTTCTGCAAGGACTGCATACATGGCTACTGGCATATCACCAGCCCGTGCCAGTGTCCCATGTGTAAGCAGAAATTCAGCAGAAGACCTGAGCTCAAAGTCAATACTTTCATAGCTGAGATGGCCGATCAGTTCAGAAGGTCAGTTGAAATTAGGGCTACTGCTACTAGTACACAGTACCAACCCCAAGCAGCCCAACCTGGAGAAGTGCCCTGTGACGTCTGCACTGGGAGGAAAGTCAAGGCCTTGAAGTCCTGCCTGGAGTGTCTGgcctcttactgtgagactcacctAGATCCTCACCATATACTGGCCACCTTCAAGAAACACAATCTGATTGAGCCTGTGATTAACATAGAGGACAGAGTGTGTAAGCGGCACCAGAAAATTCTGGAGCTGTTCTGTAGAAGTGACCAGACGTACATGTGTCAGGTTTGCACTGAGAAAAGACATAAGAAACACAATGTTGTCCCTTTGGAGGaagaaagcagagagaggagggctcAGCTGGGGAATATGGAAGATGTAATGCAGCAGATGATTCAGGGTCGACTGCAGAAAGTGAAGGAGATCAAACACACAGTACAATCAGGCAAaataaatgcagagagagagattagggagAGCTTGCAGGTCTTCACTGCTCTGGTGCGCTCCATTCAGAGAAGCCAGGCTGAGCTCATTGAGGTGATTGAAGAGAAGCAGAAGGCAGCAGAGAGTCGGGCTGAAGGGCTCATTAAAGAGCTGGAGCAGGAAATCACAGAGCTAAAGAGGAGAAGCACTGGGGTGAAGCAGCTCTCACTCACTGAGGACCACCTCCACCTCATCCATAGCTTCCCATTCCTGTGCACCCCTCCACCCGCCAAGGACTGGTCTGACATCAGAGTTCAAAGTGTTGTGTACgtaggaacagtgaggagagCTGTGAGGAGAGCTGGATCCCAGTTTGAGGAGACACTGAAGAATGAAGTGAAAAGATTATGTGAAACAGAACTTACAAGAACTCAGCAATGTGCCGTGGATGTGACGCTTGACCCTGATACAGCTCACCCTAAACTTATCCTCTCTGACAACGGTAAACAAGTGGCCCACGGCAATACAGCGCTGAACCTCCCTGACAACCCCGAGAGGTTTTACCCTGGTATCAGTGTCCTGGGGAGGGAGGGCTTCTCCTCAGGGAGGTTCTACTACGAGGTGCAGGTGAAGGGGAAGACAGAGTGGGACATAGGAGTGGGGAGAGAATCTGTCAACAAGAAAGGAGGGAATACCCTAAACCCTGAACATGGCTACTGGACAGTAGGCCTGAGGAACAGGACTGAATACTGGGCTCTGAcgacccctcctgtccccctgccACTGGTCGATAAGCCCCAGAGGGTGGGGGTGTACGTGGACTGGGAAGGGGGGCAGGTGTCCTTTTACGATGTGGATTCCAGATCTCATATCTACTCGTTCACCGGTTACATCTTCGCAGAGAGACTCTATGCATACTTCAACCCGCGAAAGAATAACGGTGGGGTCAACTCAGCGCCATTGGTGATCTCTCCTGTCAGTGACGTTACCTCCTCACCTTAA